Proteins encoded within one genomic window of Bacillota bacterium:
- the dnaJ gene encoding molecular chaperone DnaJ, whose product MSEKDLYSILGVSRGATQDEIKKAYRGLARKYHPDANDGDEAKAEKFKQISAAYDVLGDPAKREKYDRFGITDDSMGGFGGGFGDFGGFGFEDIFEGFFGGGFGTRRSSYGPRRGNDLRYDMELTLEEAFKGAYKEIRIPRTENCDVCGGSGAKEGTAAETCDVCQGTGQEKIVRNTIYGRFVNVQTCSNCQGKGEIIKDPCPECHGAGQVIRERKLEVKIPPGVDSGTRLRMSGEGEPGTRGGSYGDLYIYLNIIPHELFAREGNTLIYELPVSFAQLAMGTSVEIPTLDGKASLHIPEGTQPDKVFRMRGKGMPRLRGLGRGDLNVSLKLVVPKRLNREQKEALTQFSRLLGEDPTEESKGFMDRMREAFGGNK is encoded by the coding sequence ATGTCCGAGAAAGATCTTTACAGCATCCTGGGTGTCAGCCGTGGGGCCACCCAGGATGAAATAAAAAAAGCTTATCGTGGACTGGCGCGGAAATACCATCCCGATGCGAATGACGGGGATGAGGCAAAAGCGGAGAAGTTCAAACAGATCTCCGCGGCATACGACGTTCTGGGCGATCCGGCCAAGAGGGAAAAATATGATCGTTTCGGTATAACAGACGATTCCATGGGCGGATTCGGTGGCGGTTTCGGAGACTTTGGCGGGTTTGGTTTCGAGGATATCTTCGAGGGGTTCTTCGGAGGGGGCTTCGGGACGCGCCGTTCGTCGTACGGGCCCAGGCGCGGAAACGACCTGCGCTATGATATGGAGTTGACCCTGGAAGAGGCATTCAAGGGAGCTTACAAGGAGATCCGTATCCCCCGCACGGAAAATTGCGATGTCTGCGGCGGCAGCGGGGCAAAGGAGGGAACGGCAGCAGAGACCTGTGACGTTTGCCAGGGGACGGGACAGGAAAAAATCGTCAGAAACACGATCTACGGCCGTTTTGTAAATGTCCAGACATGCAGTAATTGCCAGGGTAAAGGCGAGATTATCAAGGATCCCTGTCCGGAATGCCACGGGGCGGGGCAGGTGATCAGGGAACGGAAACTTGAAGTTAAAATACCCCCGGGGGTTGATAGCGGGACCCGGTTGAGGATGAGCGGCGAGGGTGAACCCGGAACCAGGGGGGGATCCTACGGCGACCTGTACATCTATCTGAATATAATCCCGCATGAGTTGTTTGCCCGCGAGGGGAACACCCTTATCTACGAACTTCCGGTCAGTTTCGCCCAACTGGCAATGGGGACATCTGTTGAAATACCCACGCTCGATGGCAAGGCCAGTTTGCATATTCCGGAGGGGACACAGCCGGACAAGGTGTTCCGGATGAGAGGAAAGGGGATGCCCAGGCTCAGGGGGTTGGGGCGGGGAGACCTGAATGTATCTTTGAAACTGGTGGTCCCCAAACGATTGAACAGGGAACAAAAAGAGGCACTGACCCAATTTTCCCGCCTTCTGGGAGAGGATCCCACGGAAGAAAGCAAGGGGTTCATGGACAGAATGCGCGAGGCTTTTGGCGGGAACAAGTAA